The DNA segment CTGCTACGGACTCATCCACGGGATGACTGGGCGGAAAAAGCCGGAGTCCTCCGGGTGCTGAATGAAGAAGTCCGGGATGATGATTTTTCATTGTCGCAGTGGGAGATCGGATTAACATATTACCGTGATCGATTCGAGGCCTTCAAGGCTCCCGGCGGGCTGCTCCTTGATCTTGGATGTGGCACCGGGAATTGGTCAATAGCTGGAAGCACGTGGTTTGACAGGGTCATTGGTATTGACGTGAGAAACGACAGGCTGAAAGCTGCTTGCCGGCTGAGAGATCTCCTGAATGTCAGGAATGTCGCATTCGGAAGGGGAGATCTGACTGCACTGCCTTTCCCGAGCGGCGAGGCGAACTGCGTATTGGCGTACAATGTCCTGCCATACGTACGGGATTGGGATAAGGCAATATCGGAAATTGAACGTGTCTTGCGGCCAGGAGGAATGTTGTGGTGCTCGTGGCAGGACGTGGGTATCCTGCTCTTCTATTTCGCCGAATGTCTCATTCTCGGGCGCCCGGATTCGCTCATGGCTGCAGTTGCAGCACGCCGCCCTCGATGGTTCCGCCGGCGTTCGGGAGAAAGAGCGGCCAGAGTTTACCTCAGTGCCAAAGAGGTCCGTGAGGGACTTCTGGCTCACGGGTTTGACCCGGTCTGGAAAAGTAACAGTCCGGCGTGGCCATCGCCTGCCAGACCGCTTTTCCCCCAGCGGATGCTGGGACTGCCATTCTTTCATGAGGTTCTGGCACTGAAGAGAAGTGGCAGGAAGAATGAAAAATGATTGAAGATGATGTTTTCCAAGGAAGGCCGGTCTCGTGAAGCTGTTCGTGATTACAATTGATACCGAGGCAGATTGCAGCGCTGACTGGACGGGACGGGCACCTGAGTCGTATGCGAATCTGCTTGAGATGCAGCGTACACTGGTTCCTGTGCTGCGGAAAGCGGGAGCAGCAGCAACGCTGCTTTTGAGCCCGGATGTCATCGAACGGGATGAGCCGAGTCATATCTGCGACGTGCTTGAGCAGAACCATGGCTGGGAGTTGGGTGCGCACTTACACGGTGAGTTCGTGGAGCCATCCAGACGTTATGCCGGGCCGGCAGGGGTCAAGTTAAGTGAATTTCAATGTCAGTACCCGCCGCAGCTGGAATTTGCCAAGAT comes from the Candidatus Eisenbacteria bacterium genome and includes:
- a CDS encoding class I SAM-dependent methyltransferase: MNRRRNLLLKYLLRTHPRDDWAEKAGVLRVLNEEVRDDDFSLSQWEIGLTYYRDRFEAFKAPGGLLLDLGCGTGNWSIAGSTWFDRVIGIDVRNDRLKAACRLRDLLNVRNVAFGRGDLTALPFPSGEANCVLAYNVLPYVRDWDKAISEIERVLRPGGMLWCSWQDVGILLFYFAECLILGRPDSLMAAVAARRPRWFRRRSGERAARVYLSAKEVREGLLAHGFDPVWKSNSPAWPSPARPLFPQRMLGLPFFHEVLALKRSGRKNEK